From bacterium, a single genomic window includes:
- a CDS encoding CoA-binding protein: MNEEKSEKFENPSDERLAEILKTHKNVAVAGLTPKQESPANRVARFLKRHGFRIYPVNPRYESVLGEIAWPYIRNITEPVDIIDVFRRPEHLGGVIEDAVKVGAKVIWLQLGISDEEFAAEAQKAGLEVVMNRCMKKEYERLVLMRRVK; the protein is encoded by the coding sequence ATGAACGAAGAAAAATCCGAAAAGTTCGAAAACCCGAGCGACGAGCGACTGGCGGAAATCCTCAAAACCCACAAAAACGTCGCCGTAGCGGGGTTAACGCCCAAACAGGAATCCCCGGCCAATCGCGTCGCGCGGTTCCTGAAACGCCACGGCTTCCGTATCTACCCGGTCAACCCGCGGTACGAGTCGGTGCTGGGCGAAATCGCGTGGCCGTATATCAGAAACATCACCGAGCCGGTCGACATCATAGACGTATTCCGCAGGCCCGAACACCTGGGGGGCGTAATAGAAGACGCCGTTAAGGTGGGGGCGAAAGTAATATGGCTCCAACTCGGGATATCCGACGAGGAGTTCGCGGCCGAGGCGCAAAAGGCCGGCCTCGAAGTCGTCATGAACCGATGCATGAAGAAGGAATACGAACGGCTGGTATTAATGCGGAGGGTTAAGTAG
- a CDS encoding zinc ribbon domain-containing protein — protein sequence MPIYEFECDECGTVFEVLYRDADGSKCRCPDCASEKCRRLISWVVTRTSKPRAGDACAIKAG from the coding sequence ATGCCTATTTACGAATTTGAATGTGACGAATGCGGTACCGTTTTCGAGGTGCTCTACCGCGACGCCGACGGCTCCAAATGCCGGTGTCCCGACTGCGCCTCCGAAAAGTGCCGCCGTTTAATATCTTGGGTGGTGACTAGGACGTCGAAACCCCGCGCCGGCGACGCGTGCGCCATTAAAGCGGGTTGA
- the miaA gene encoding tRNA (adenosine(37)-N6)-dimethylallyltransferase MiaA translates to MPRELLAIVGLTCTGKATLALALADALGGPDAVSIIVCDSTKVYRGADVGTAKLTGTARRGYEFLMADVADPGVPYSAGRYMAEGRAACEETWRRDRLALVVGGSGLYFRALVDGICEAPAADADVRAALRARRAAGEDLHKRLREVDPDAAARISPADEKRIVRALEVYELTGVPLAEIHSKGTRPLEAERVAVVALDASRRWLAERVEERTRRMFARGLLAETARLTAEVEDATAPPLNAIGYRQAVQLLRGELDEETAFGHVVRETLRLAKRQRTWFKKEKRALRLNAAEGPGRLTERVVALWEALLQN, encoded by the coding sequence ATGCCTAGGGAGTTACTCGCCATAGTGGGCCTTACGTGTACCGGGAAGGCGACGCTCGCGCTGGCGTTGGCCGACGCGCTGGGCGGCCCCGACGCGGTCTCGATAATCGTGTGCGACTCGACGAAAGTATACCGCGGGGCCGACGTGGGGACCGCCAAGCTGACGGGCACGGCGCGGCGCGGCTACGAATTCCTTATGGCAGACGTCGCCGACCCCGGGGTCCCCTACAGCGCGGGGCGCTACATGGCGGAGGGGCGCGCCGCGTGCGAGGAAACGTGGCGCCGCGACAGGTTGGCGCTGGTCGTCGGCGGCAGCGGCCTTTACTTCCGCGCGCTGGTCGACGGCATCTGCGAAGCTCCCGCGGCGGACGCCGACGTGCGGGCCGCGCTGCGGGCGCGTCGGGCCGCGGGCGAAGATCTGCATAAACGGCTACGCGAAGTGGACCCCGACGCCGCGGCGCGGATATCCCCCGCGGACGAAAAACGCATCGTCCGCGCGCTCGAAGTATACGAGCTGACCGGCGTCCCGCTGGCCGAAATCCATTCCAAGGGGACGAGGCCGCTGGAGGCCGAACGCGTCGCGGTCGTCGCGCTGGACGCGTCGCGACGCTGGTTGGCCGAACGCGTCGAGGAGCGTACGCGGCGCATGTTCGCCCGAGGGCTTTTGGCCGAAACCGCCCGCCTGACGGCCGAAGTCGAAGACGCGACGGCGCCTCCCCTCAACGCCATCGGCTACCGCCAGGCGGTTCAACTCCTGAGGGGCGAGCTCGACGAGGAAACGGCGTTCGGGCACGTAGTCCGCGAAACGCTCCGCCTCGCGAAGCGGCAGCGGACCTGGTTCAAAAAAGAAAAGCGCGCGTTGCGTTTAAACGCCGCCGAAGGGCCCGGCCGTCTAACGGAGCGGGTCGTAGCGCTTTGGGAAGCGCTGTTGCAAAATTAG
- the selA gene encoding L-seryl-tRNA(Sec) selenium transferase, with amino-acid sequence MLIKRVINATGVILHTGAGRAPFGPAVLARVSQILEGYCNLEVDLESGERGQRNTLVAAPLRELTGAEDALAVNNNAGAVLLALHALGRGRPAAASRGQLVEIGGAFRLPEVMASGGVELMPVGTANVTHLDDFRRALDAGASLVVLAHRSNFYYRGRFDEPRADEVVALAAAYDRPVLYDLGSGLLSTSLYPDLVSPDEPSVENLLDAGVDVVCFSADKLLGGPQAGVAVGKAAAVGELRRDGLYRALRVGKETYALLGAVLETYLDGDALDEVPTYRLLTRSAEDLERMADAAAGFFRKAGAAGDSRKAGAAGLEISTARAESYVGGGTLPYVRLPTSVVVLRHGGLSPHALSGALRRLEPPVLARAAGEAVYVDMRSVPEDDLPLLERALETLAAELA; translated from the coding sequence ATGCTTATCAAGCGGGTCATCAATGCTACGGGCGTAATCCTGCATACCGGCGCGGGCCGCGCGCCGTTCGGGCCCGCCGTCCTCGCGCGCGTCTCCCAAATCCTGGAGGGGTACTGCAACCTCGAGGTGGATTTGGAGAGCGGCGAGCGCGGCCAACGCAACACGCTGGTCGCGGCGCCGCTGCGCGAGCTGACGGGGGCCGAAGACGCATTAGCGGTGAACAACAACGCCGGCGCGGTGCTGCTTGCCCTCCACGCCCTCGGCCGCGGCAGGCCCGCGGCGGCCAGCCGGGGGCAACTCGTCGAGATCGGCGGCGCCTTCCGTCTACCTGAGGTTATGGCCTCCGGCGGCGTCGAACTCATGCCGGTCGGCACGGCCAACGTGACGCACCTCGACGATTTCCGGCGCGCGCTCGACGCCGGCGCGTCGCTCGTCGTGCTGGCCCACCGCAGCAATTTCTACTACCGCGGCCGGTTCGACGAGCCGCGGGCCGACGAAGTGGTGGCCTTGGCCGCGGCGTACGACAGGCCCGTATTGTACGATTTGGGCAGCGGTTTGCTCAGCACGTCGTTGTACCCGGACCTGGTTTCGCCCGACGAGCCGTCGGTGGAGAATTTGCTGGACGCGGGCGTCGACGTTGTATGTTTCTCGGCGGATAAATTGCTGGGCGGCCCGCAGGCCGGCGTCGCGGTGGGGAAGGCCGCGGCCGTCGGCGAATTGCGGCGCGACGGTTTGTACCGGGCGCTGAGGGTCGGGAAGGAGACGTACGCCTTGCTCGGGGCGGTGCTCGAGACGTACCTCGACGGCGACGCGTTGGACGAGGTTCCGACGTATCGTTTGCTTACGCGCTCGGCGGAAGACTTGGAGAGGATGGCCGACGCCGCGGCCGGTTTTTTCCGGAAGGCCGGCGCGGCCGGTGATTCTCGGAAGGCCGGCGCCGCCGGTTTGGAGATATCCACCGCCCGGGCGGAGTCGTACGTCGGCGGCGGGACGCTGCCGTACGTTCGTTTGCCGACTTCCGTCGTCGTACTGAGGCACGGCGGCCTTTCGCCGCACGCGCTGAGCGGTGCACTGCGGCGCCTCGAGCCGCCGGTCCTGGCTCGCGCCGCCGGCGAAGCCGTGTACGTAGATATGCGGAGCGTCCCGGAGGATGATTTGCCGCTGCTCGAGCGAGCGCTCGAGACCCTGGCGGCCGAGCTGGCCTAG
- a CDS encoding PorV/PorQ family protein: MAFKRAAWPLLLVAWAAPFAAAKSGETTATFLTLGVGGRPSAMGEAYAGLAEGVNALAYNPAGVANLDAAEVSAMHAEWLQGLRYEYVAFAYPLSWGTLGGAVRALTAGGFELRTDPDNPSEEPEGTFGATDIAVDVSYAYALNGVLAVGANAKVISQKIHNVSATGVAGDVGLYWVPLASLSAGLAARNLGPPITFEEESSPLPMTAEVGLGYRLFNRMLVLGGAVEKPFKDDLLYKGGVEYSPFEFISGRVGYLYGLDTQGNTGLTSGLGVNVAGFSFDFAVAPYGGLGTTYRAGFTYAFGRERRRITEEVAAEFEKRRQEMIASLSAKAEGYYGAGNYQGAVDTWDLILVWDPEKAEAAAKLEEARDRLNEQLVAAHVERAEAFFAAGKYSEAALEYSLAQKIDPTNGAAVAGLARAEEELAKEEARQKEEIAGLLEQARAAYSRGEYLTAVARWESVLGLEPGNAEASANLEDARARVGSMVDKYKTAARRYTDARDWVAAASNWDRALRLAPDDAEGAAGRADARAVLAREAESSVNAGVALYERGDLNGAEAKMVTALNLQPGNARASSYLNKIRKKRAAQKEAGVDYTSIYMKGVQAYTNNQYRAAIAYWQQIPAKDPLYRKAQTNIKRAKAVLKELE, encoded by the coding sequence ATGGCCTTTAAGAGAGCAGCTTGGCCGTTGCTTCTCGTCGCGTGGGCCGCCCCCTTCGCGGCGGCTAAGAGCGGCGAGACCACGGCGACGTTTTTAACGCTCGGCGTCGGCGGCCGTCCGTCGGCGATGGGCGAGGCGTACGCCGGCCTCGCCGAGGGCGTCAACGCGTTGGCGTACAACCCGGCGGGCGTCGCGAACCTGGACGCGGCCGAGGTGTCGGCGATGCACGCCGAATGGCTCCAGGGTCTTCGGTACGAATACGTAGCGTTCGCCTACCCGCTGTCGTGGGGGACGTTGGGAGGGGCCGTGCGGGCGTTGACCGCCGGCGGCTTCGAGCTGCGGACCGACCCCGATAACCCGTCCGAAGAACCCGAGGGGACGTTCGGCGCCACCGACATCGCCGTCGACGTCAGTTACGCGTACGCGTTGAACGGGGTGTTGGCTGTGGGCGCCAACGCCAAAGTGATAAGCCAGAAGATACACAACGTTTCGGCCACCGGCGTCGCGGGCGACGTCGGCCTGTATTGGGTACCGCTGGCGTCGTTGAGCGCGGGGTTGGCGGCGCGGAACCTGGGCCCGCCTATCACGTTCGAAGAGGAGTCGAGCCCGCTCCCTATGACGGCGGAAGTAGGGCTCGGGTACCGTTTGTTTAATCGCATGTTGGTTTTGGGCGGGGCGGTCGAGAAACCGTTCAAAGACGATTTATTGTACAAAGGCGGCGTCGAGTATTCCCCCTTCGAATTCATTTCGGGGCGCGTCGGTTACCTCTACGGCTTGGATACCCAGGGGAATACGGGCCTGACCAGCGGCTTGGGGGTGAACGTAGCGGGGTTTTCCTTCGACTTCGCGGTGGCGCCCTACGGCGGCCTGGGCACGACGTATCGCGCGGGCTTTACGTACGCCTTCGGCCGGGAGCGGCGGCGCATCACCGAGGAAGTCGCGGCCGAGTTCGAGAAGCGGCGCCAGGAGATGATCGCCTCTTTATCGGCCAAGGCCGAGGGTTACTACGGCGCCGGTAATTATCAAGGGGCGGTGGACACCTGGGACCTGATATTGGTTTGGGACCCCGAGAAAGCGGAGGCCGCGGCGAAGTTGGAGGAGGCGCGCGACCGGTTGAACGAACAACTCGTCGCGGCGCACGTCGAGCGGGCGGAGGCTTTCTTCGCCGCCGGCAAGTACAGCGAAGCGGCGCTGGAGTACTCGTTGGCGCAAAAGATAGACCCGACGAACGGGGCCGCCGTCGCCGGCCTCGCCCGGGCCGAGGAGGAATTGGCCAAGGAGGAGGCGCGTCAAAAGGAGGAAATAGCGGGGTTGCTCGAGCAGGCCCGGGCGGCGTACAGCCGGGGGGAGTACTTGACGGCCGTCGCGAGGTGGGAATCGGTTCTGGGGCTCGAGCCCGGCAACGCCGAAGCCTCCGCCAACCTCGAGGACGCGCGGGCGCGCGTGGGCAGTATGGTCGATAAATACAAAACGGCCGCGCGCCGTTATACCGACGCGCGAGATTGGGTTGCGGCGGCGTCCAATTGGGACCGCGCCCTCCGGTTGGCGCCCGACGACGCCGAAGGCGCGGCCGGCCGCGCGGATGCTCGCGCCGTCCTGGCCCGCGAGGCCGAGAGCTCCGTCAACGCCGGCGTCGCGTTGTACGAGCGCGGCGATTTGAACGGCGCCGAGGCCAAGATGGTAACCGCTTTGAACCTGCAACCGGGTAACGCCCGGGCTAGCTCCTATTTGAATAAGATACGAAAAAAACGGGCGGCGCAGAAAGAAGCCGGGGTAGACTATACTTCCATATATATGAAAGGCGTCCAGGCCTATACCAATAACCAATACCGGGCGGCTATCGCTTATTGGCAGCAGATACCGGCCAAAGACCCGCTCTACCGCAAGGCCCAGACGAACATCAAACGTGCGAAAGCGGTGCTTAAAGAACTCGAGTAG